One Eriocheir sinensis breed Jianghai 21 chromosome 32, ASM2467909v1, whole genome shotgun sequence genomic region harbors:
- the LOC127006048 gene encoding uncharacterized protein LOC127006048 isoform X1, with the protein MAQSLVAVWYMSVQDMMEGLVTAILLVMVTGSARAVEVVFLTGSERAVEVVMVTGSARAVEVVFLTGSERAVEVVMVTGSARAVEVVFLTGSERAVEVVMVTGSARAVEVVFLTGSERAVEVVMVTGSARAVEVVMVTVVEVVVLVIEEGLDVLHAVVSLCGGGSHERRLVSCPV; encoded by the exons atggCACAGTCTCTGGTGGCTGTGTGGTACATGTCTGTACAGGATATGATGGAGGGGCTGGTGACGGCGatattgttggtgatggtgacggggtcggcgagggcggtggaggtggtgttcttgacagggtcggagagggcggtggag gtggtgatggtgacgggatcggcgagggcggtggaggtggtgttcttgacagggtcggagagggcggtggag gtggtgatggtgacggggtcggcgagggcggtggaggtggtgttcttgacagggtcggagagggcggtggaggtggtgatggtgacggggtcggcgagggcggtggaggtggtgttcttgacagggtcggagagggcggtggaggtggtgatggtgacggggtcggcgagggcggtggaggtggtgatggtgacggtggtggaggtggtggtgttggtgatagagGAGGGGTTGGATGTCCTGCATGCGGTTGTGTCCTTGTGCGGTGGAGGATCACACGAACGGCGTTTGGTGTCATGTCCAGTATAG
- the LOC127006048 gene encoding uncharacterized protein LOC127006048 isoform X3 gives MAQSLVAVWYMSVQDMMEGLVTAILLVMVTGSARAVEVVFLTGSERAVEVVMVTGSARAVEVVFLTGSERAVEVVMVTGSARAVEVVFLTGSERAVEVVMVTGSARAVEVVMVTVVEVVVLVIEEGLDVLHAVVSLCGGGSHERRLVSCPV, from the exons atggCACAGTCTCTGGTGGCTGTGTGGTACATGTCTGTACAGGATATGATGGAGGGGCTGGTGACGGCGatattgttggtgatggtgacggggtcggcgagggcggtggaggtggtgttcttgacagggtcggagagggcggtggag gtggtgatggtgacggggtcggcgagggcggtggaggtggtgttcttgacagggtcggagagggcggtggaggtggtgatggtgacggggtcggcgagggcggtggaggtggtgttcttgacagggtcggagagggcggtggaggtggtgatggtgacggggtcggcgagggcggtggaggtggtgatggtgacggtggtggaggtggtggtgttggtgatagagGAGGGGTTGGATGTCCTGCATGCGGTTGTGTCCTTGTGCGGTGGAGGATCACACGAACGGCGTTTGGTGTCATGTCCAGTATAG
- the LOC127006048 gene encoding uncharacterized protein LOC127006048 isoform X2, which produces MAQSLVAVWYMSVQDMMEGLVTAILLVMVTGSARAVEVVFLTGSERAVEVVMVTGSARAVEVVFLTGSERAVEVVMVTGSARAVEVVFLTGSERAVEVVMVTGSARAVEVVFLTGSERAVEVVMVTGSARAVEVVMVTVVEVVVLVIEEGLDVLHAVVSLCGGGSHERRLVSCPV; this is translated from the exons atggCACAGTCTCTGGTGGCTGTGTGGTACATGTCTGTACAGGATATGATGGAGGGGCTGGTGACGGCGatattgttggtgatggtgacggggtcggcgagggcggtggaggtggtgttcttgacagggtcggagagggcggtggaggtggtgatggtgacggggtcagcgagggcggtggaggtggtgttcttgacagggtcggagagggcggtggag gtggtgatggtgacggggtcggcgagggcggtggaggtggtgttcttgacagggtcggagagggcggtggaggtggtgatggtgacggggtcggcgagggcggtggaggtggtgttcttgacagggtcggagagggcggtggaggtggtgatggtgacggggtcggcgagggcggtggaggtggtgatggtgacggtggtggaggtggtggtgttggtgatagagGAGGGGTTGGATGTCCTGCATGCGGTTGTGTCCTTGTGCGGTGGAGGATCACACGAACGGCGTTTGGTGTCATGTCCAGTATAG